One Chitinophagales bacterium genomic window, CTTATGAGTTCAAAGTGTTTCTAAAACTTTATTTTATGGCTACCTCAATGGCATCCGCTCCAGCCGGAGGTTAGAGAAGGAGTGTACCCGAAACACCGAATTACAGTGGTTATTGGGTCAATTAAAGCCCGACT contains:
- a CDS encoding transposase, translating into MRSSRRLEKECTRNTELQWLLGQLKPDYYSIAYFRKENPAALRNLKTEG